One genomic window of Vulgatibacter sp. includes the following:
- a CDS encoding cation:proton antiporter has translation MTTLAIAVIAAAAALGVSQWRRTSAYPVAIVAGVLVHWLPLPVEAALVRSALLLAATFLVFAVGAEIDRTQIAPFRWQGIAVAALFLAVTAGIAGLLQGILGVDGQTTLYLVLALTSSSTLLVVEVLRRRERVFEPIGRFVTGVVIAQDATVVLALSVVVSAAEGVAAVLRAGVLAAGLAIAAWGLARWGLPAVFVRESRTEEERLLLVLAVLFVFGGACFLAGLPLALGAWLAGASLSRFPVGGMIRSYVGSFSTFFTMLFFVLLGAVVRLPLPAELLAEGVLVATVLLLRPLLLYPIARRAGMTVRSAVEAVALLAHTGEMALVVALVAVDRGDAPASLLAVVALVVVVTMSIVPWLSSDRIVWRLMRLLPLRKRGLSPRTTGAGHVLLIGAGEAGSRIIEYLRDRRIPLVVVEDDPAIVEALDARGIPAIRGDGADRATLQAAGAHAAAAIVSTMRRMADSRRLLALVHGPPVVLRVFSDREAEEIRLLGGIAVVEADLACDELVRWYRERQRPG, from the coding sequence GTGACGACGCTCGCGATCGCGGTCATCGCGGCGGCGGCGGCCCTCGGCGTGTCGCAGTGGCGCCGGACGTCCGCCTACCCTGTCGCGATCGTGGCGGGGGTCCTCGTCCATTGGCTGCCGCTTCCCGTGGAGGCGGCGCTGGTACGCAGCGCCCTCCTCCTCGCCGCGACCTTTCTCGTCTTCGCGGTCGGCGCCGAGATCGACCGCACGCAGATCGCCCCGTTCCGATGGCAGGGGATCGCCGTCGCCGCGCTCTTCCTCGCCGTCACCGCCGGGATCGCCGGCCTTCTGCAGGGGATCCTGGGGGTCGACGGGCAGACCACGCTCTACCTCGTCCTCGCGCTCACCAGCAGCTCGACGCTCCTGGTGGTCGAGGTGTTGCGGCGCCGGGAACGCGTCTTCGAACCGATCGGGCGCTTCGTCACCGGCGTCGTCATCGCACAGGACGCCACGGTCGTCCTCGCGCTCTCCGTCGTCGTCTCCGCAGCCGAGGGGGTGGCGGCGGTGCTCCGGGCGGGCGTGCTGGCGGCGGGGCTCGCGATCGCTGCGTGGGGACTGGCGCGCTGGGGTCTCCCCGCCGTCTTCGTCCGCGAGAGCCGGACGGAGGAGGAGCGGCTGTTGCTCGTGCTCGCCGTTCTCTTCGTCTTCGGCGGGGCCTGTTTCCTCGCAGGGCTGCCCCTCGCCCTCGGCGCCTGGCTCGCTGGCGCGTCGCTTTCGCGCTTTCCCGTCGGCGGGATGATCCGCTCCTATGTCGGCTCCTTCTCCACCTTCTTCACCATGCTCTTCTTCGTGCTGCTCGGCGCCGTGGTCCGCCTGCCCCTGCCAGCGGAGCTCCTCGCCGAGGGTGTCCTCGTCGCCACGGTGCTGCTGCTCCGGCCGCTCCTGCTCTATCCGATCGCCCGCCGGGCGGGGATGACGGTGCGCAGCGCGGTCGAAGCCGTGGCGCTCCTCGCCCATACGGGCGAGATGGCGCTGGTGGTCGCCCTGGTGGCAGTCGACCGCGGCGACGCGCCGGCCTCGCTCCTGGCGGTGGTCGCGCTGGTCGTGGTGGTGACGATGTCGATCGTCCCCTGGCTCTCCTCCGACCGCATCGTCTGGCGGCTCATGCGCCTGCTCCCGCTACGCAAGCGGGGGCTGTCGCCGCGCACCACCGGCGCCGGCCACGTGCTCCTCATCGGCGCCGGCGAGGCGGGCAGCAGAATCATCGAGTATCTGCGGGACCGGCGGATCCCGCTGGTCGTGGTCGAGGACGATCCGGCGATCGTCGAGGCCCTCGACGCGCGGGGGATCCCAGCGATCCGCGGCGACGGAGCCGACCGGGCGACGCTCCAGGCGGCGGGCGCCCACGCAGCTGCAGCGATCGTTTCGACGATGCGGCGGATGGCGGACAGCCGCAGGCTCCTGGCCCTCGTCCACGGGCCGCCGGTCGTGCTGCGCGTCTTCTCCGATCGGGAGGCCGAGGAGATCCGCCTTCTCGGCGGGATCGCGGTGGTGGAGGCGGACCTCGCCTGCGACGAGCTCGTGCGCTGGTACCGGGAACGGCAACGTCCGGGCTGA